The segment GAAGCTACGCCTGGCCGACCCGGCGATGGTGGTCGACTTGGGCCGGATCGGCGAGCTGTCCGGCGTGAGCGACGACGGCGATGCCCTGCTGATCGGAGCAATGACAACGCACCACCAGATCGCCACCGACCCGCTCATTGCCGCACATGTGCCCTTGTTGGCCCAGGCCGCCGCGACGGTCGCGGATCCGCAGGTCCGCCACCGCGGCACCTTCGGGGGCGCTTTGGTGCACGCCGACCCGGCGGGCGACATGCCGGCGCCGGTACTGGCCACAGAGGCAACGTTCATCCTTAACGGACCGGATGGGGAACGCCGCGTAGCAGCGGCGGACTTCTTCCAGGGCTACTTCACCACCGCCGTCGACGACGGCGAGATCCTCACCCACGTCCGGGTGCCGAAGTACACCGCTTGGGGTTCCCACTATGAGAAGTTCACCCGGGTCGCCCAGCAATGGTCCATCGTCGCGGTGGCCGCGATGGTCCGGGTTGAGGGCGGCACCATCGCCGAAGCCCGGATCGGACTGACCAACATGGCCAGCACGCCTTTGCGGGCCACCGCCGTCGAACAGGCACTGATCGGTGCCTCATTGACCCGGGAAGCGATCGCCGCCGCCAGCTCGCATGCTGCCGATGGCACCGATCCGGCCAGTGATCTCAACGGGGACGCGAGGTACCGACGCCACCTGGCCGAGGTCTTGACGAAGCGGGCCGTTATCGCGGCCACCGGGCTCTAACGGATACGGCGGGAGGCAGACGTGGAACTCAAACATCACTTCGTGGTTCCCAGTTCGCTGGAGGACACGTGGAATTCCTTCAACCAATTGGAAGAAATAGCGCCCTGTTTCCCGGGAGCGACTCTCACGTCCGTGGACGGCGACCAGTTCACCGGCACGGTCAAGGTCAAACTCGGGCCCATAGCGATGATCTACACGGGAACCGGCGAATTTCTCGGGAGAAACCAAGAAACGCACACCGTGGTCATTTCCGCCACGGGGAAGGACAAGCGCGGCAACGGTACAGCGGGAGCCACTGTGACTGCAGTGTTGAGCCCTGACGGTGACGGCACCTCGGTAGACGTCACCACCGATATGAACGTCACCGGTAAGCCGGCCCAATTCGGCCGGGGCGTCATCCAGGACATTTCAGACAAGTTGTTGGCGCAGTTTGTCCAGTGCGTGATCGGGAAGGCGCGCGGCGGGGCCACCGCGGATGCCGAGCCCGACGGCGGAGACGTGGCGGCGTCTGCCGAGTCCGGGACGGCTGGGGGCGAGGTGGCGGAGCCTGTGGAGCCCGCCGCCGGTCCCACCGTCGCGAGTCCCGCGGCACCGGTGGCTGCGCCTCCGACGGCGCCTGTGTCTGCGACTGCGTCTGTGTCTGCGACTGCACCGCTGTCCGCGCCGTCGTCGGAATTGGATCTGGGTTCCGCCATGTGGCCGGTCCTGGTTCGCCGTTTCGGCCCGGTGTTCTGCGTCGCCGGTGTGCTGGTCCTGGTCGCCTGGCTTGTCCGGCGGTGTGGAAAGGACTGAACGCACCACTGAGCCCGTGCCGATGCTGGCTTCGCTTGATGCTGGCTTCGGACGGCGCGGCGGTCTTGCTGCGCGCCTCAAGGCGTCGATATCATCAGGGTGGGTTATGCAGCCGGCCCTCGGAACTTTGCCATGGAGTGACCCATGATTCGCCGGACCCCCACCTCCCCGAAGATCCGCACGGCTGGAACTGCGCTGTGAACGCGCTCTTAGCCTCATGCCTGGAGGGTGAACTGGATCCAGTCGGGGGGCTTGCCAGTCTGTCCATCG is part of the Arthrobacter methylotrophus genome and harbors:
- a CDS encoding xanthine dehydrogenase family protein subunit M, translated to MIPSAFDYAAPTTVAEALEALAGAGDDVKLLAGGQSLIPVMKLRLADPAMVVDLGRIGELSGVSDDGDALLIGAMTTHHQIATDPLIAAHVPLLAQAAATVADPQVRHRGTFGGALVHADPAGDMPAPVLATEATFILNGPDGERRVAAADFFQGYFTTAVDDGEILTHVRVPKYTAWGSHYEKFTRVAQQWSIVAVAAMVRVEGGTIAEARIGLTNMASTPLRATAVEQALIGASLTREAIAAASSHAADGTDPASDLNGDARYRRHLAEVLTKRAVIAATGL
- a CDS encoding SRPBCC family protein — protein: MELKHHFVVPSSLEDTWNSFNQLEEIAPCFPGATLTSVDGDQFTGTVKVKLGPIAMIYTGTGEFLGRNQETHTVVISATGKDKRGNGTAGATVTAVLSPDGDGTSVDVTTDMNVTGKPAQFGRGVIQDISDKLLAQFVQCVIGKARGGATADAEPDGGDVAASAESGTAGGEVAEPVEPAAGPTVASPAAPVAAPPTAPVSATASVSATAPLSAPSSELDLGSAMWPVLVRRFGPVFCVAGVLVLVAWLVRRCGKD